One window of the Chryseobacterium sp. CY350 genome contains the following:
- a CDS encoding Fur family transcriptional regulator, giving the protein MDTLQKEKNITLIKDVLRNYLLEKGFRNTPERYTILEEIYNMDHHFNVDDLYLLMMQKKYHVSKATIYNTIEIFLDAGLIRKHQFGEKTLTSSSYEKSYFDKQHDHLVIYKKGSDKEIEEIIEFCDPRIQGIKEAIEEAFGVKIDSHSLYFYGTKND; this is encoded by the coding sequence ATGGATACTTTACAAAAAGAAAAAAATATTACGCTGATAAAAGATGTTTTAAGAAATTACCTGCTTGAAAAGGGATTTCGTAACACACCTGAACGATACACTATATTAGAGGAAATCTATAATATGGATCACCACTTTAATGTAGATGATTTGTATCTTTTGATGATGCAGAAGAAATATCATGTTTCTAAAGCAACGATTTACAATACTATAGAAATTTTCCTTGATGCAGGATTGATCCGTAAGCACCAGTTTGGAGAAAAGACATTAACGTCTTCATCTTATGAAAAGTCTTACTTTGATAAACAGCATGACCATTTGGTGATCTACAAAAAGGGTTCTGATAAAGAAATTGAAGAGATCATCGAGTTTTGCGATCCAAGAATTCAGGGCATTAAAGAAGCTATTGAAGAGGCTTTTGGTGTTAAAATTGACTCTCATTCGCTGTATTTTTATGGCACAAAGAATGACTAA
- a CDS encoding KUP/HAK/KT family potassium transporter, with the protein MAEVTEGGHHLDLKKLSFVGVLVSLGIVFGDIGTSPLYVMKAIVNARGTENTMPFNEYIEGALSCIIWTLTLQTTLKYVIIALRADNKGEGGILALFSLVKNLKKRWLYLVAIIGAAALIADGVITPSLTVMSAIEGLEIYNPHTPVVPITIAILIAIFVVQQFGTSFIGKFFGPIMVIWFLILGGLGVSHLSENFEILRSFNPYYAYKLIVDSPSAIVILGAVFLCTTGAEALYSDLGHCGAKNIRVSWAFVKIMLILNYLGQGSWLLSNYGKEGLVTINPFFGIMESWMILPGVILATAAAIIASQALITGSFTIFSEAMSLNLWPNQKINYPSGVKGQMYIPRINWGLLFLCIIVVLHFRESGKMEAAYGLSITVTMLMTTVLLVFWLLKKRVNKLIILLFAMTYMSIELGFFSANIIKFFEGGWITVILAGFIGICMYSWINGRLIKAKFINFVKISKYVAIIKDMKLDETIPKYCTNLAYLSRAKYNDEVEAKIIYSIIKKQPKRADHYFILSIINQEDPYTFKYTVDEILPGTIYKVNFLLGFKIDRRINDYFSMVLKDLMAEGTIPSRSSHPSLRAHNIPPDLKYVIIDNTYINDILLTVKQKITLSLYNFVKYIGSDDFKSWGVTMHNVEVESAPLTEETISANRIQQSNFKGYNF; encoded by the coding sequence ATGGCAGAAGTTACAGAGGGAGGTCATCATTTAGATCTTAAAAAACTTTCATTTGTGGGAGTTCTTGTATCACTAGGAATTGTTTTCGGTGACATCGGAACATCACCGCTTTACGTAATGAAAGCAATTGTGAATGCGAGAGGAACGGAAAATACCATGCCTTTTAATGAATACATCGAAGGAGCACTTTCCTGTATCATCTGGACTTTAACATTGCAGACTACACTAAAGTACGTTATCATAGCTTTAAGAGCTGATAATAAAGGTGAGGGAGGGATTTTAGCATTGTTTTCTTTGGTGAAAAACTTGAAGAAACGTTGGCTTTATCTCGTAGCTATCATAGGAGCTGCAGCTTTAATTGCAGATGGCGTGATTACTCCGTCTCTTACCGTAATGTCTGCTATAGAAGGACTTGAAATTTATAATCCGCATACACCGGTAGTTCCTATTACCATTGCGATACTGATTGCAATATTCGTTGTTCAACAGTTTGGAACCAGCTTTATTGGGAAATTCTTTGGTCCTATCATGGTGATCTGGTTTCTTATTTTAGGAGGTTTGGGTGTTTCTCATCTAAGCGAAAATTTTGAAATTCTAAGATCTTTTAATCCTTACTATGCATATAAACTTATCGTAGACTCACCAAGTGCAATTGTAATTTTAGGAGCTGTTTTCCTTTGTACGACAGGGGCAGAGGCATTGTATTCAGATTTGGGACATTGTGGAGCAAAAAACATCAGAGTAAGCTGGGCTTTTGTAAAAATCATGTTGATTTTAAATTATTTAGGACAGGGTTCTTGGCTCTTAAGTAATTATGGAAAAGAAGGATTAGTCACCATAAATCCGTTTTTCGGAATTATGGAAAGCTGGATGATTTTGCCGGGAGTTATTTTGGCTACAGCAGCAGCAATTATAGCAAGTCAGGCCTTGATTACCGGTTCTTTTACAATTTTTTCTGAGGCTATGTCACTTAATTTATGGCCAAACCAAAAGATTAATTATCCTTCTGGTGTGAAAGGGCAAATGTATATTCCGAGAATTAATTGGGGACTATTATTTCTTTGTATTATTGTGGTTCTACACTTTAGAGAATCTGGTAAAATGGAAGCAGCATATGGTCTCTCAATTACCGTCACGATGTTAATGACAACTGTATTGCTTGTATTTTGGCTTCTGAAGAAAAGGGTAAATAAATTGATTATTTTATTGTTCGCGATGACCTACATGTCGATCGAATTAGGATTTTTCAGTGCAAATATCATTAAGTTTTTCGAAGGAGGATGGATAACCGTAATTTTAGCAGGCTTTATCGGAATCTGCATGTATTCGTGGATTAATGGTAGATTGATTAAAGCTAAATTCATTAATTTTGTTAAAATCAGTAAATATGTCGCTATCATAAAAGACATGAAGCTTGATGAAACTATTCCTAAATACTGTACTAATCTGGCATATCTGAGCAGAGCAAAATATAATGATGAGGTTGAGGCTAAAATAATATATTCAATTATCAAAAAACAGCCAAAAAGAGCAGACCATTATTTTATATTAAGCATTATCAATCAGGAAGATCCGTATACTTTTAAATATACCGTAGATGAAATTTTACCTGGAACAATTTATAAAGTTAATTTCCTTTTAGGATTTAAAATAGACAGAAGAATCAATGATTATTTCAGTATGGTTTTAAAGGATCTTATGGCTGAAGGAACGATTCCTTCCCGAAGCAGTCACCCTTCTTTGAGAGCACACAATATTCCGCCGGATCTGAAATATGTGATTATTGATAACACCTATATAAACGATATTCTTCTCACGGTAAAACAGAAAATTACATTGAGTTTGTACAACTTTGTTAAGTATATCGGAAGTGACGATTTTAAATCTTGGGGAGTTACCATGCACAATGTAGAAGTAGAATCGGCACCTTTGACCGAAGAAACTATTTCTGCAAACAGGATTCAGCAGTCTAACTTTAAAGGATATAATTTTTAG
- a CDS encoding pyruvate dehydrogenase complex E1 component subunit beta: protein MAEYTFREVIAQAMSEEMRKDESIFLMGEEVAEYNGAYKASKGMLDEFGAKRVIDTPIAELGFTGIAVGAAMNGNRPIVEYMTFNFALVGIDQIINNAAKIRQMSGGQWNCPIVFRGPTASAGQLGATHSQAFENWFANVPGLKVVVPSNPYDAKGLLKTAIQDNDPVIFMESEQMYGDKMEIPEEEYYLPIGKAEVKREGTDVTLVSFGKIMKLAIQAAEDMAKEGISVEVIDLRTVRPLDFDTVLTSVKKTNRLVILEEAWPFGSVSSEITYMVQQKAFDYLDAPIKRITTPDAPAPYSAALFADWFPKLEKVKEEIKKAMYVKS, encoded by the coding sequence ATGGCAGAATATACTTTTCGTGAAGTGATTGCGCAGGCAATGAGCGAGGAAATGCGTAAAGACGAATCCATTTTTCTAATGGGAGAAGAAGTAGCAGAATACAATGGTGCTTACAAGGCTTCAAAAGGAATGCTGGATGAGTTTGGTGCTAAACGTGTAATCGATACACCAATCGCCGAACTTGGTTTTACAGGGATTGCTGTGGGTGCTGCAATGAATGGTAACAGACCGATTGTAGAATATATGACGTTTAATTTTGCACTTGTGGGGATCGATCAGATCATCAACAACGCGGCAAAAATCCGTCAGATGAGTGGAGGTCAGTGGAATTGCCCGATTGTTTTCCGTGGTCCTACAGCTTCTGCAGGTCAGTTGGGAGCAACACACTCTCAGGCTTTCGAAAACTGGTTTGCAAATGTACCAGGTCTTAAAGTAGTAGTTCCTTCAAACCCGTATGATGCGAAAGGATTATTAAAAACTGCAATTCAGGATAACGATCCTGTAATTTTCATGGAATCTGAACAGATGTACGGAGACAAAATGGAAATTCCTGAAGAAGAATACTACTTACCGATAGGAAAAGCTGAAGTAAAAAGAGAAGGAACGGATGTTACTTTGGTTTCTTTCGGGAAAATCATGAAATTGGCTATTCAGGCAGCTGAAGATATGGCTAAAGAAGGTATTTCTGTGGAAGTGATCGATTTGAGAACGGTTCGTCCTCTGGATTTTGATACGGTTTTAACTTCAGTAAAGAAAACAAACAGACTGGTAATTTTAGAAGAAGCCTGGCCATTTGGTTCTGTGTCTTCAGAGATTACTTATATGGTACAGCAAAAAGCATTCGATTATTTGGATGCTCCGATTAAGAGAATTACAACACCTGATGCTCCTGCACCTTATTCAGCGGCATTATTTGCAGATTGGTTCCCAAAACTTGAAAAAGTAAAAGAGGAAATCAAAAAAGCGATGTACGTTAAATCATAG
- a CDS encoding RNA polymerase sigma factor: MNSGLEKKFIDVFKENQRIVHKICRIYTDNSEDHEDLFQEITIQLWKSYPGFRGESKFSTWMYQVALNTAMTLFKKTKKQHFQQVDISVSCLKIREESYEDDEHKVKEMYHHIYSLTDIEKALIMMYLDNKPYKEIGNILGITEGNARVKMNRAKNNLKAKINTK; encoded by the coding sequence ATGAACTCAGGATTGGAGAAAAAATTTATTGATGTTTTTAAAGAAAATCAAAGGATTGTACATAAGATATGTAGAATTTATACCGATAATTCTGAAGATCATGAAGATCTTTTTCAGGAGATCACGATACAATTATGGAAATCTTATCCGGGTTTCAGAGGTGAATCGAAATTTTCTACGTGGATGTATCAGGTTGCTTTAAATACAGCCATGACATTATTTAAGAAAACTAAGAAACAGCATTTCCAACAAGTTGATATAAGTGTTTCATGTCTGAAGATTAGGGAAGAATCTTACGAAGATGATGAACATAAGGTTAAAGAAATGTATCATCATATCTATTCTCTTACGGATATTGAAAAAGCATTAATTATGATGTATCTTGATAATAAACCCTATAAAGAAATCGGTAATATTCTGGGAATTACAGAAGGAAATGCAAGAGTGAAAATGAATAGAGCTAAGAATAATTTGAAAGCAAAAATAAATACAAAATAA
- a CDS encoding DUF2147 domain-containing protein: protein MKKLLATFVLSLFSVMSFAQIEGKWKTIDDETKQAKSIVEIWKKSDGKYYGKVSQLLIKPANPNCVGCKDDRKGKPILGMEIIRGLVKDGDEFTDGTITDPKTGKTYKCTITKAGDKLNVRGYMGVSILGRTQVWQKVN, encoded by the coding sequence ATGAAAAAATTATTAGCAACATTTGTACTTTCTTTATTCAGCGTAATGTCATTCGCACAGATTGAAGGAAAATGGAAAACAATCGATGATGAAACTAAGCAGGCAAAATCTATCGTGGAGATCTGGAAAAAATCTGACGGTAAATATTACGGTAAAGTTTCTCAGCTATTGATAAAGCCAGCAAATCCCAACTGTGTAGGTTGTAAAGATGATCGTAAAGGAAAACCGATTTTAGGAATGGAAATCATCAGAGGTTTGGTAAAGGACGGTGATGAGTTTACGGACGGAACGATTACGGATCCGAAAACTGGAAAAACGTACAAATGTACAATTACAAAAGCTGGTGATAAACTGAACGTGAGAGGTTACATGGGAGTTTCTATTTTAGGAAGAACTCAGGTTTGGCAGAAAGTCAACTAA
- a CDS encoding LTA synthase family protein, with product MKFFKEFRKQEVLILCYRVFLAFVFYQFARFLFWFFNKDLIKIDSVSDYFSLAYHGIAFDMTAILYVNSLFILLSLIPIIINTKKTYQKVLFWLYFITNGIAYAMNFGDFIYYKFSQTRLTSAAFQVAQHETNILKVFTVSTKEHPFVIFWFIALMALWVFLYKRFKIQERKPAKLIPYFILSVVTICLSAVLIVGGIRGDFKHSTRPINLVDANKFVKTPLQGNVVLNSTFSFFRTLGTNNFKEVRFVDEKFIDENIQPYKIYDREVEDKPNVVIFIVESFGREYSGAFNKDKNIKDYVSYTPFIDSLANESLIFPNTFANGRQSIHGMSSILAGIPSLTDAFTSSPYSNQKIQSIVSVCNDMGYDTSFYHGAPNGSMGFLGFGNILGFKNYFGKDEYNHDEDFDGMWAIWDEPFLQYFAKNVGKKKPFMTTVFTASSHHPFKIPEKYNGKFKKGKVEMHEPMQYTDYSIKKYFETAKKQPWYNNTIFVFTGDHPNQIYYPEYEKAMNRFAVPLIFYSPNPKFNLKGINNEVAQQIDIYPTLADLIGYNKKIRSWGRSLLSDKKYSPLIVNSDGSSEQFIIGNYIYRFDGKEITGIYDKNDLGFENNLNGKIKTPETEKGKLIAKAWYQDYMTRVINRKLN from the coding sequence ATGAAATTTTTTAAAGAATTTAGAAAACAAGAAGTCCTGATATTATGTTACAGGGTTTTTTTGGCATTCGTTTTTTATCAGTTTGCCAGATTTCTGTTTTGGTTTTTCAATAAAGATTTAATAAAAATTGACAGCGTTTCAGATTATTTCAGTCTTGCCTATCACGGGATTGCGTTTGATATGACTGCGATTTTATACGTTAACTCATTATTTATTCTCCTGAGTCTCATTCCGATTATTATCAATACCAAAAAAACTTATCAAAAAGTTCTTTTCTGGCTGTATTTTATCACCAATGGAATTGCTTATGCCATGAATTTCGGAGATTTCATTTATTATAAATTTTCTCAGACCAGACTGACTTCCGCGGCTTTTCAGGTGGCACAACATGAAACAAATATTTTAAAAGTTTTCACGGTTTCCACTAAAGAGCATCCGTTTGTGATTTTTTGGTTCATCGCATTAATGGCTTTGTGGGTTTTTCTTTATAAGAGATTTAAAATTCAGGAGAGAAAACCTGCTAAATTAATTCCTTATTTTATTCTTTCTGTGGTTACAATATGTCTTTCCGCTGTTTTGATTGTTGGCGGAATTCGTGGAGATTTCAAGCACAGTACAAGACCAATCAATCTGGTGGATGCCAATAAATTTGTGAAAACGCCGCTACAGGGAAATGTGGTTCTCAACAGTACTTTTTCATTTTTCAGAACTTTGGGAACCAATAATTTTAAAGAAGTTCGTTTCGTTGATGAGAAATTTATTGATGAAAATATTCAGCCTTATAAAATTTACGACAGAGAGGTTGAGGATAAACCCAACGTTGTGATTTTTATTGTAGAATCTTTTGGCAGAGAATATTCCGGCGCATTTAATAAAGATAAAAATATTAAGGATTACGTTTCTTACACGCCTTTTATCGACAGTTTAGCTAATGAAAGTCTTATTTTTCCGAACACTTTTGCAAACGGAAGGCAGTCGATTCACGGTATGAGCAGCATTCTTGCGGGAATACCTAGTTTGACCGATGCTTTTACCAGTTCGCCTTATTCTAATCAAAAAATTCAGTCGATTGTTTCTGTTTGTAATGATATGGGTTACGATACGTCGTTTTATCATGGTGCGCCAAACGGTTCAATGGGATTTTTAGGTTTTGGAAATATTTTGGGTTTTAAAAATTATTTCGGGAAAGACGAGTATAATCATGATGAAGATTTTGACGGAATGTGGGCGATTTGGGATGAGCCTTTTCTCCAATATTTCGCGAAAAATGTAGGCAAAAAGAAACCTTTTATGACAACGGTTTTTACCGCTTCATCTCATCATCCCTTTAAAATTCCTGAAAAATATAACGGAAAATTTAAAAAAGGAAAAGTAGAAATGCATGAGCCAATGCAGTACACAGATTATTCGATCAAAAAATATTTCGAAACAGCTAAAAAACAACCTTGGTACAACAACACGATTTTTGTGTTTACGGGAGATCATCCGAACCAGATTTATTATCCGGAATATGAAAAAGCAATGAATCGCTTTGCTGTTCCGTTGATTTTTTATTCTCCAAATCCGAAATTTAATTTAAAAGGAATTAATAATGAAGTTGCACAGCAGATCGATATTTATCCTACTTTGGCAGATTTAATTGGATATAATAAGAAAATCAGAAGCTGGGGAAGAAGTCTACTGAGCGATAAAAAGTATTCTCCATTAATCGTTAATTCTGATGGATCTTCGGAACAATTTATCATCGGGAATTATATTTATCGCTTTGATGGTAAGGAAATTACAGGGATTTATGACAAAAATGACTTAGGATTTGAAAATAATTTAAATGGCAAAATAAAAACTCCGGAAACTGAAAAAGGAAAGCTTATAGCAAAAGCATGGTATCAGGATTATATGACTAGAGTGATCAACAGAAAGCTAAATTAA
- a CDS encoding CDP-alcohol phosphatidyltransferase family protein, with the protein MNFIKNNLANAITLGNLFSGCVGAIHLILGDYQTTAICIILSLILDFFDGFVARALKANSNLGTQLDSLADMVSFGLIPGLAMFKMLEPFGNELLGLHLPIEIKYLGFFITLFSCLRLAIFNLDEDQKYYFKGLNTPSNTILIFSLYYAFKETQSFSFLFKSELYLLILTVLSSWLLISPIKMIAMKFKSMKLQDNYPKLALLIGAILILIIFKTVGIPLVILYYIFISLLFQKQLK; encoded by the coding sequence ATGAATTTCATTAAAAACAATCTGGCAAATGCGATCACACTTGGCAATTTATTTTCCGGTTGCGTGGGAGCTATTCATCTCATTTTAGGCGATTATCAGACGACTGCAATTTGCATCATCCTTTCTCTGATTTTAGATTTTTTTGACGGATTTGTTGCCAGAGCGTTAAAAGCGAATTCCAATTTGGGAACCCAGCTGGATTCTTTGGCAGATATGGTGAGTTTCGGACTGATTCCGGGATTGGCCATGTTTAAAATGCTTGAACCTTTCGGAAACGAACTTTTAGGATTACATCTTCCTATTGAAATCAAATATTTAGGATTTTTCATCACGCTTTTTTCGTGTTTAAGATTGGCAATTTTTAACTTAGATGAAGACCAAAAATATTATTTTAAAGGTCTGAATACACCGAGTAATACAATTTTGATTTTTAGTTTGTATTATGCTTTTAAAGAAACTCAAAGTTTCAGTTTTCTATTCAAAAGTGAATTGTATCTGTTGATTCTAACAGTCTTATCTTCTTGGCTTCTAATTTCACCAATAAAAATGATTGCAATGAAATTCAAATCAATGAAATTACAGGATAATTATCCAAAATTAGCTTTGTTGATCGGAGCAATTCTTATTTTAATTATATTTAAAACAGTCGGAATTCCCTTGGTGATTCTCTACTATATTTTCATTTCATTACTATTTCAAAAACAACTAAAATAG
- a CDS encoding 3'-5' exonuclease: MNLRLHKPLCVFDLETTGTNVGKDRIVEICILKVNPDSSRESKTWRVNPEIAIPKECSEIHGIYDEDIKDAPTFREIAPKIVEMITGADLGGFNSNRFDVPLLAEELLRADFDFDLSKFKLVDAQTIFHKKEPRNLSAAYQFYCGKTLENAHSAEADVLATFEVLDAQVGKYDDIPKEVAELSEFSTQNKFADLAGMIHYNAKNQEIFAFGKYKGQVVKEVFQKDLGYYGWLQNADFPLYTKKVFTKIQLSSKF; this comes from the coding sequence ATGAACTTAAGACTACATAAACCACTCTGCGTATTTGATCTTGAAACTACAGGAACTAACGTCGGCAAAGACCGGATTGTTGAGATCTGCATCTTAAAAGTAAATCCTGATTCTTCGAGAGAAAGTAAAACCTGGCGTGTAAATCCGGAAATCGCAATTCCGAAAGAATGCAGCGAGATTCATGGGATTTATGATGAAGATATCAAAGATGCTCCGACTTTCAGAGAAATTGCTCCCAAAATCGTTGAAATGATTACAGGTGCAGATTTGGGTGGATTCAATTCTAACCGTTTTGATGTTCCTTTACTTGCGGAGGAATTGCTTCGAGCTGATTTTGATTTTGATTTGAGCAAATTTAAATTAGTAGATGCACAAACGATCTTCCATAAAAAAGAGCCTAGAAATCTTAGTGCAGCCTACCAATTTTACTGTGGAAAAACTTTAGAAAATGCACATTCTGCAGAGGCAGATGTTTTAGCAACATTCGAAGTTCTTGATGCACAGGTTGGTAAATATGATGATATTCCGAAGGAAGTGGCCGAACTGAGCGAGTTTTCTACTCAGAACAAATTTGCAGATCTGGCGGGCATGATTCATTACAATGCAAAAAATCAGGAAATTTTTGCGTTTGGAAAGTACAAAGGTCAGGTTGTAAAAGAAGTTTTCCAGAAAGACCTGGGATATTACGGTTGGCTTCAGAATGCTGATTTTCCGCTTTATACAAAGAAAGTTTTTACAAAAATTCAGTTATCAAGTAAATTTTAG
- a CDS encoding putative signal transducing protein — MSELVKFKFYETALEANRDKQILAENDIQSFIANEQTIQSDWLLSQALGGIQVQVFENDFESAEKILNDYHENDKFSLEVEHTVENPKFDFVCPKCGSNHIYRDDSSTSFFGISLISSHKFVCYFCENEFTHD; from the coding sequence ATGAGTGAATTAGTTAAGTTCAAATTTTACGAAACAGCTCTCGAAGCGAATAGAGATAAACAGATCTTAGCTGAGAACGACATTCAGAGTTTCATTGCGAATGAGCAGACGATACAGTCAGATTGGCTTTTATCACAGGCTTTAGGCGGAATTCAGGTTCAGGTTTTTGAAAATGATTTTGAAAGCGCCGAAAAAATTCTGAATGATTATCACGAAAACGACAAATTTTCTCTGGAAGTTGAACATACGGTTGAAAATCCAAAGTTTGATTTTGTCTGTCCGAAATGTGGTTCAAACCATATTTACAGGGATGACAGTTCCACGAGTTTTTTTGGAATTTCTTTAATTTCAAGCCATAAATTTGTGTGCTATTTTTGCGAAAATGAGTTTACGCATGATTAA
- a CDS encoding fumarylacetoacetate hydrolase family protein has product MKIICIGRNYSEHAKELGNAIPDKPVIFMKPDTAVLKGNDFYIPEFSNDVHYELEVVVKISKGGKYIQKETANKHYDEIGLGIDFTARDLQSDLKSKGLPWELAKGFDGSAVVGNFFKKENYDLDNLQFSLLKNKEKVQHGNTKDMIFKIDDIIAFVSQYFTLRVGDLIFTGTPEGVGKISENDILEAYLEEEKALDIRIL; this is encoded by the coding sequence ATGAAAATAATCTGCATAGGAAGAAATTACAGCGAACACGCAAAAGAATTGGGAAATGCAATTCCCGACAAGCCTGTGATTTTCATGAAACCCGACACGGCGGTTTTGAAAGGAAATGATTTTTATATTCCTGAATTTTCCAATGATGTACATTATGAACTTGAAGTTGTAGTGAAAATCTCAAAAGGAGGAAAATATATTCAAAAAGAAACAGCTAACAAACATTATGATGAGATCGGTCTGGGAATTGATTTTACAGCGCGAGATCTTCAAAGCGATCTGAAATCTAAAGGTTTGCCGTGGGAATTGGCAAAAGGTTTTGACGGTTCTGCTGTTGTAGGAAACTTTTTCAAAAAAGAAAATTATGATCTTGATAATCTGCAGTTCTCATTGCTGAAAAATAAAGAGAAAGTACAACACGGAAACACAAAAGATATGATCTTCAAGATCGATGACATCATTGCTTTTGTATCGCAATATTTCACGTTAAGAGTTGGTGATCTTATCTTTACAGGAACTCCTGAAGGTGTAGGAAAGATTTCTGAAAATGATATACTTGAAGCTTATCTTGAGGAAGAAAAAGCTTTAGACATTCGAATATTATAA
- a CDS encoding universal stress protein has protein sequence MINIVLPVDFGDKTDQLVDGAVEFAKKVNGKINLIHVAPTDIGFAIGDMGYQYFPEIEENEIREELVLLNKINQKILSHNIDCEHLLKQGIAKDIILEYADTKNADFIVMGSHGRSGIYDVFVGSLTKGITKSSKIPVVVLPIHD, from the coding sequence ATGATCAACATCGTACTGCCTGTAGATTTTGGCGATAAAACAGATCAGCTCGTTGATGGAGCTGTAGAATTTGCGAAAAAGGTTAATGGAAAGATTAATCTCATCCATGTTGCGCCTACAGATATAGGTTTTGCCATCGGAGATATGGGTTATCAATATTTCCCGGAAATAGAGGAGAACGAGATCAGAGAAGAACTTGTACTTCTGAACAAAATCAATCAGAAAATTTTATCTCATAATATCGATTGCGAACACCTTTTAAAACAAGGTATCGCTAAAGACATCATTCTGGAATATGCAGATACTAAAAACGCAGATTTCATTGTAATGGGATCACACGGAAGAAGCGGAATTTATGATGTTTTCGTCGGAAGTTTAACGAAAGGCATCACTAAAAGCTCTAAAATTCCGGTAGTTGTACTTCCGATTCACGATTAA
- a CDS encoding DUF6341 family protein encodes MTSFFLFLSDVFKWSFGFFTTFGNVLNWILFIVCCVLFTYWCYVLVVTLGGDKDKEYYSPTEGKHPYYDPTIYKKEG; translated from the coding sequence ATGACGTCTTTCTTTCTATTCTTAAGTGATGTTTTCAAATGGTCTTTTGGTTTTTTTACAACCTTTGGAAACGTACTCAACTGGATTTTATTCATCGTTTGTTGCGTACTATTTACATATTGGTGCTATGTCTTGGTGGTAACACTTGGAGGAGACAAAGACAAAGAATATTATTCTCCAACTGAGGGTAAACACCCTTATTACGATCCTACGATCTACAAAAAAGAAGGTTAA
- a CDS encoding DUF6427 family protein — protein sequence MFRLLSKESNIFSIPVYIGFLLLVVIIINTLNFNTYEAIIAIITFLGISLGYFCFNTIALNYQTHLPLFLYTFFVLGLYPGKLDIGIAVALLTNSFLLLLLTSTDEDLRKKSYVLVGAILALNFIFLPTTWPMIFFVLIHLIVTSERIGLNIFRFILGISLIGLSYFSLMFFMKFNDWNTDYLPFGKMKLISDYTELLPLIPIILMLFYAIYDHFKHYNKKSPVSRYKYTFLLVFSFAQLVSIVMYMNTNYEYLLLLAFPTTIIMSRMLRFLPKYWMQEISLWVIIASLVVFKAGTHFNLF from the coding sequence ATGTTTAGATTACTTTCAAAAGAAAGCAATATTTTTTCAATTCCTGTTTATATTGGTTTTCTTCTTTTAGTAGTTATTATTATTAACACCCTGAACTTCAATACATATGAAGCGATAATTGCGATCATAACATTTCTTGGAATTTCGTTGGGTTATTTCTGTTTTAATACGATTGCGCTAAATTATCAGACGCATCTGCCATTATTTCTCTACACATTTTTTGTTTTGGGCCTTTATCCCGGAAAACTCGACATCGGAATTGCCGTTGCATTGCTTACCAATTCGTTTCTTTTGCTTCTTCTCACAAGCACAGATGAAGATCTTAGAAAGAAATCTTATGTCTTAGTAGGAGCCATTTTAGCATTAAATTTCATCTTCCTTCCTACGACATGGCCGATGATTTTCTTTGTATTGATTCATTTAATTGTTACTTCAGAAAGAATCGGGCTTAATATTTTCAGATTTATACTGGGAATATCATTAATTGGTTTAAGCTATTTTTCTCTGATGTTTTTTATGAAATTTAATGACTGGAATACAGATTATCTGCCATTCGGAAAGATGAAATTGATTTCTGATTACACAGAGCTTTTGCCCCTCATTCCAATTATTCTGATGCTCTTTTACGCAATATATGACCATTTTAAGCATTACAATAAAAAAAGCCCTGTAAGCAGGTATAAATATACTTTCCTTCTGGTTTTCTCGTTTGCACAGTTAGTAAGCATCGTGATGTATATGAACACAAATTATGAATACTTACTGCTTCTTGCATTTCCTACAACCATTATTATGAGTAGAATGCTGAGATTTTTACCTAAATACTGGATGCAGGAAATAAGTTTGTGGGTAATTATTGCGAGTCTTGTTGTTTTTAAAGCAGGAACTCATTTCAATTTATTTTAA